A region from the Triticum urartu cultivar G1812 chromosome 1, Tu2.1, whole genome shotgun sequence genome encodes:
- the LOC125516026 gene encoding 7-hydroxymethyl chlorophyll a reductase, chloroplastic isoform X1: protein MIAMAARCFFHSSPKPCFSFTPRCSSSSPPAPGGKGKGKALREDWRERSKPIPPGGVYPAKDKCSRCGLCDTYYIAHVNNACPFLGDGMSRVEDLEPVVHGRGRKDSMDEMYYGVHEQLLYARKTEPVQGAQWTGIVTTIAVEMLKSNMVDAVVCVQSDPDDRFAPRPVLARTPEEVIAARGVKPTLSPNLDTLALVEAAGVKRLLFCGVGCQVQALRSVEKYLGLEKLYVLGTNCVDNGTREGLDKFLNAASSEPETVLHYEFMQDYKVHLKHLDGHIEEVPYFSLPANDLVDVIAPSCYSCFDYTNGLADLVVGYMGVPKYSGVSMTQHPQYITVRNERGREMLSLIEGLLESTPTVSSGARQPFVMETVKADDAAKMGIYMTKGKGPANPAPIFVGNIIAFLLNLIGPKGLEFGRYSLDYHTIRNYLYVNRAWGRARAEQHMPSYAKKIVEAYNKDGRIDSMLEQNKQ from the exons ATGATCGCCATGGCCGCGCGCTGCTTCTTCCACTCCTCCCCTAAACCCTGCTTCTCCTTCACCCCACGGTGCTCATCTTCCTCCCCGCCAGCGCCAG GGGGGAAGGGAAAGGGGAAGGCGCTGAGGGAGGACTGGCGCGAGAGATCCAAGCCCATCCCTCCCGGAGGCGTCTACCCGGCCAAGGACAAGTGCAGCCGCTGCGGCCTCTGCGACACCTACTACATCGCCCACGTCAACAACGCCTGCCCCTTCCTCGGGGACGGCATGTCCCGTGTCGAG GATCTGGAACCAGTGGTCCATGGGAGGGGCAGGAAGGACTCCATGGATGAAATGTACTACGGGGTGCACGAGCAGCTCCTGTATGCCAGGAAAACGGAACCTGTTCAAG GAGCCCAGTGGACAGGAATAGTGACAACAATCGCAGTTGAGATGCTGAAATCAAATATGGTTGATGCTGTGGTTTGTGTACAAAG TGATCCAGACGATAGGTTTGCCCCAAGGCCTGTTTTAGCCAG GACACCAGAAGAAGTCATTGCAGCCAGAGGTGTCAAGCCAACATTATCACCTAATCTCGATACACTAGCCTTAGTGGAG GCAGCTGGTGTAAAGCGTCTTCTCTTTTGTGGTGTCGGTTGTCAAGTGCAAG CTTTGAGATCTGTAGAGAAGTACCTTGGCTTGGAAAAGCTTTATGTGCTTGGCACAAACTGTG TGGACAACGGCACTCGTGAAGGACTTGATAAATTTTTGAATGCTGCAAGCAGTGAACCAGAAACTGTTCTGCATTACGAATTTATGCAAGACTACAAG GTTCACTTAAAGCATTTGGATGGGCATATAGAAGAG GTCCCTTATTTTTCCCTGCCAGCCAATGATTTGGTGGATGTCATTGCACCATCATGCTACAG CTGCTTTGACTACACAAATGGCTTGGCG GATTTAGTGGTGGGCTATATGGGAGTACCGAAATATTCTGGCGTTTCTATGACTCAGCACCCTCAGTATATTACAGTCAG GAACGAGCGAGGGAGGGAGATGCTCAGCCTGATAGAGGGCCTCTTGGAGAGCACGCCAACAGTTAGCAGT GGTGCTAGACAACCATTTGTGATGGAGACAGTGAAAGCTGACGATGCTGCGAAAATGGGTATTTATATGACTAA AGGAAAAGGCCCTGCTAACCCAGCTCCCATATTTGTGGGCAACATCATCGCCTTCCTGCTAAACCTG ATTGGGCCCAAGGGCCTGGAGTTTGGTCGCTACTCTCTGGATTACCACACGATAAGGAACTACCTGTATGTGAACCGGGCATGGGGAAGGGCAAG AGCGGAGCAGCATATGCCATCATATGCCAAGAAAATCGTGGAGGCGTACAACAAGGACGGCCGCATCGACTCGATGCTTGAGCAGAATAAACAGTGA
- the LOC125516026 gene encoding 7-hydroxymethyl chlorophyll a reductase, chloroplastic isoform X2 — protein sequence MIAMAARCFFHSSPKPCFSFTPRCSSSSPPAPGGKGKGKALREDWRERSKPIPPGGVYPAKDKCSRCGLCDTYYIAHVNNACPFLGDGMSRVEDLEPVVHGRGRKDSMDEMYYGVHEQLLYARKTEPVQGAQWTGIVTTIAVEMLKSNMVDAVVCVQSDPDDRFAPRPVLARTPEEVIAARGVKPTLSPNLDTLALVEAAGVKRLLFCGVGCQVQALRSVEKYLGLEKLYVLGTNCVDNGTREGLDKFLNAASSEPETVLHYEFMQDYKVHLKHLDGHIEEVPYFSLPANDLVDVIAPSCYSCFDYTNGLADLVVGYMGVPKYSGVSMTQHPQYITVRNERGREMLSLIEGLLESTPTVSSGARQPFVMETVKADDAAKMGKGPANPAPIFVGNIIAFLLNLIGPKGLEFGRYSLDYHTIRNYLYVNRAWGRARAEQHMPSYAKKIVEAYNKDGRIDSMLEQNKQ from the exons ATGATCGCCATGGCCGCGCGCTGCTTCTTCCACTCCTCCCCTAAACCCTGCTTCTCCTTCACCCCACGGTGCTCATCTTCCTCCCCGCCAGCGCCAG GGGGGAAGGGAAAGGGGAAGGCGCTGAGGGAGGACTGGCGCGAGAGATCCAAGCCCATCCCTCCCGGAGGCGTCTACCCGGCCAAGGACAAGTGCAGCCGCTGCGGCCTCTGCGACACCTACTACATCGCCCACGTCAACAACGCCTGCCCCTTCCTCGGGGACGGCATGTCCCGTGTCGAG GATCTGGAACCAGTGGTCCATGGGAGGGGCAGGAAGGACTCCATGGATGAAATGTACTACGGGGTGCACGAGCAGCTCCTGTATGCCAGGAAAACGGAACCTGTTCAAG GAGCCCAGTGGACAGGAATAGTGACAACAATCGCAGTTGAGATGCTGAAATCAAATATGGTTGATGCTGTGGTTTGTGTACAAAG TGATCCAGACGATAGGTTTGCCCCAAGGCCTGTTTTAGCCAG GACACCAGAAGAAGTCATTGCAGCCAGAGGTGTCAAGCCAACATTATCACCTAATCTCGATACACTAGCCTTAGTGGAG GCAGCTGGTGTAAAGCGTCTTCTCTTTTGTGGTGTCGGTTGTCAAGTGCAAG CTTTGAGATCTGTAGAGAAGTACCTTGGCTTGGAAAAGCTTTATGTGCTTGGCACAAACTGTG TGGACAACGGCACTCGTGAAGGACTTGATAAATTTTTGAATGCTGCAAGCAGTGAACCAGAAACTGTTCTGCATTACGAATTTATGCAAGACTACAAG GTTCACTTAAAGCATTTGGATGGGCATATAGAAGAG GTCCCTTATTTTTCCCTGCCAGCCAATGATTTGGTGGATGTCATTGCACCATCATGCTACAG CTGCTTTGACTACACAAATGGCTTGGCG GATTTAGTGGTGGGCTATATGGGAGTACCGAAATATTCTGGCGTTTCTATGACTCAGCACCCTCAGTATATTACAGTCAG GAACGAGCGAGGGAGGGAGATGCTCAGCCTGATAGAGGGCCTCTTGGAGAGCACGCCAACAGTTAGCAGT GGTGCTAGACAACCATTTGTGATGGAGACAGTGAAAGCTGACGATGCTGCGAAAATGG GAAAAGGCCCTGCTAACCCAGCTCCCATATTTGTGGGCAACATCATCGCCTTCCTGCTAAACCTG ATTGGGCCCAAGGGCCTGGAGTTTGGTCGCTACTCTCTGGATTACCACACGATAAGGAACTACCTGTATGTGAACCGGGCATGGGGAAGGGCAAG AGCGGAGCAGCATATGCCATCATATGCCAAGAAAATCGTGGAGGCGTACAACAAGGACGGCCGCATCGACTCGATGCTTGAGCAGAATAAACAGTGA
- the LOC125516026 gene encoding 7-hydroxymethyl chlorophyll a reductase, chloroplastic isoform X3 encodes MIAMAARCFFHSSPKPCFSFTPRCSSSSPPAPGGKGKGKALREDWRERSKPIPPGGVYPAKDKCSRCGLCDTYYIAHVNNACPFLGDGMSRVEDLEPVVHGRGRKDSMDEMYYGVHEQLLYARKTEPVQGAQWTGIVTTIAVEMLKSNMVDAVVCVQSDPDDRFAPRPVLARTPEEVIAARGVKPTLSPNLDTLALVEAAGVKRLLFCGVGCQVQALRSVEKYLGLEKLYVLGTNCVDNGTREGLDKFLNAASSEPETVLHYEFMQDYKVHLKHLDGHIEEVPYFSLPANDLVDVIAPSCYSCFDYTNGLADLVVGYMGVPKYSGVSMTQHPQYITVRNERGREMLSLIEGLLESTPTVSSVRTHIHAYKCTCVLWAIKH; translated from the exons ATGATCGCCATGGCCGCGCGCTGCTTCTTCCACTCCTCCCCTAAACCCTGCTTCTCCTTCACCCCACGGTGCTCATCTTCCTCCCCGCCAGCGCCAG GGGGGAAGGGAAAGGGGAAGGCGCTGAGGGAGGACTGGCGCGAGAGATCCAAGCCCATCCCTCCCGGAGGCGTCTACCCGGCCAAGGACAAGTGCAGCCGCTGCGGCCTCTGCGACACCTACTACATCGCCCACGTCAACAACGCCTGCCCCTTCCTCGGGGACGGCATGTCCCGTGTCGAG GATCTGGAACCAGTGGTCCATGGGAGGGGCAGGAAGGACTCCATGGATGAAATGTACTACGGGGTGCACGAGCAGCTCCTGTATGCCAGGAAAACGGAACCTGTTCAAG GAGCCCAGTGGACAGGAATAGTGACAACAATCGCAGTTGAGATGCTGAAATCAAATATGGTTGATGCTGTGGTTTGTGTACAAAG TGATCCAGACGATAGGTTTGCCCCAAGGCCTGTTTTAGCCAG GACACCAGAAGAAGTCATTGCAGCCAGAGGTGTCAAGCCAACATTATCACCTAATCTCGATACACTAGCCTTAGTGGAG GCAGCTGGTGTAAAGCGTCTTCTCTTTTGTGGTGTCGGTTGTCAAGTGCAAG CTTTGAGATCTGTAGAGAAGTACCTTGGCTTGGAAAAGCTTTATGTGCTTGGCACAAACTGTG TGGACAACGGCACTCGTGAAGGACTTGATAAATTTTTGAATGCTGCAAGCAGTGAACCAGAAACTGTTCTGCATTACGAATTTATGCAAGACTACAAG GTTCACTTAAAGCATTTGGATGGGCATATAGAAGAG GTCCCTTATTTTTCCCTGCCAGCCAATGATTTGGTGGATGTCATTGCACCATCATGCTACAG CTGCTTTGACTACACAAATGGCTTGGCG GATTTAGTGGTGGGCTATATGGGAGTACCGAAATATTCTGGCGTTTCTATGACTCAGCACCCTCAGTATATTACAGTCAG GAACGAGCGAGGGAGGGAGATGCTCAGCCTGATAGAGGGCCTCTTGGAGAGCACGCCAACAGTTAGCAGTGTACGCACCCACATCCATGCATACAAGTGCACTTGTGTACTGTGGG CAATCAAACATTAG